GCCCTACGTCTCGCTTCTGCGGAATTTAAGCGCATTGAAGTAGATGAACGAATTGAGATTGAAGATGCCAGAGCAGTTGCCATTCTAGATAAAATGGTCAAACAGCGCCGGGATTCAATCAATCAATATCAACAGGCAGGTCGTCAGGAACTAGCTGAACAAGAAGCATTTGAAATTGAGATTATTCAAGAGTTTCTGCCAGAGCAGTTAACTACTGCAGAGCTTGATCAGTTGATTGCCGAAGCCATCGCTGCCACTGGTGCAGCTAGTATGCAGGATATGGGCAAAGTAATGGGTATTCTTAAATCAAAAGTGCAAGGCCGTGCAGATATGGGGGAGGTGAGTAAATTAATCAAAAGTAAGTTAAGTTAATATACTTACCCTTGCCTACCTTTGACAGCGGCGGTAGATTTAAAACTACCACCGCTTCTCTTAACACTTAGCTCAAACATTTTTTGTAATCGTTATGGCGGGACTAATTCCTCGCACTTTTCTTGATGATTTATTAGCTCGCATTGATATTGTCGATGTGATTGCTTCCCGTATTGAGTTAAAAAAAACTGGCAAAAATTACACAGCACTCTGCCCCTTTCATCACGAAAAAACACCCTCTTTTTCAGTTAATTCAAGCAAACAGTTTTATTATTGCTTTGGCTGCGGGGCAACAGGAAACGCGTTAAAATTTATTAGCGAATTTGAACACCTAGACTTTGTTGATGCGGTTGAAACATTAGCTCGCTCATTAGGATTAGATGTCCCTAGAGAACAACAGCACTATCAACAACCAGACCATCAAGCCTATTACCAGCTGTTGAATAATGCTGCTGAATACTACCAACAACAACTGACTAAGCACTCTCAAGCCAAATTAGCAACAGATTATCTTAAATCACGCGGCGTCACTCATGCCATTTCACAACAATACGGCCTTGGCTTTGCACCTGCCGGCTGGAATAACCTTATTAATGCCCTCTCCTCCCAACAAAGCAACTTAACCAAACTTGAGGAAGTAGGATTAGTCATTCACCAAACTGAAAAACAGTCCTACTATGACCGATTTCGTAATCGCTTGATGTTTCCTATCAGAGATCAGCGGGGTCGAGTCATTGCTTTTGGCGGTAGGGTATTTACTGATGAAAAACCCAAATACCTCAACTCACCTGAAACCCCTGTTTTTCAAAAAAGCAAAGAGCTTTATGGGTTATATGAGGCCAAACAGCAAAACCGCCAGCTTTCTAATCTGATTGTGGTTGAAGGCTATATGGATGTCATTGCGTTAGCCCAACATGGCATTACTCATGCGGTAGCCACTTTAGGTACATCTGTTACAAGCGATCACGTTCGCAAATTATTTAAGCAAAGTAATGAAATTATCTTTTGCTTTGATGGTGATGAAGCAGGTAAAAAAGCAGCATGGCGAGCACTAGAAAACTCTTTCAGCAGTATGGAAGATGGCTATAGTGCAAAGTTTTTATTTTTACCTCAAGGAGAAGATCCAGACTCTGTTATCCGCAGCGAAGGACCAAAGCAATTTCAACAGCGCCTTGATAATCAAAGCCTGACTTTAACAGAATATTTTTTCCAGCAACTGGAAGCACAGGTTAACCTGCATAGCTTGGAAGGTAGAGCTAAATTATCAAAGCTGGCTTCTCCTTACCTCAGCAATTTAAAACCCAGCACATTTAAGCAACTTATTGAAAATCGCTTAGCAGAGCTAACCGGCATAACCCCCAGTAACCCCAATCCCTCTGCGCTTTCAAGCCAACACTCAACACCAATTACAACTTCAAAACCAACTGAGCAGATCGCTTCTTATTCACAACCTCAATCAACCCAGACAGTCCGCTCACCTGCAGAAACAGCACTTTTATTACTGTTTATTGAGCCAAATCTAGTCAGCCAAGTAAATCTTGATAATTTCCAAGGAGGTGTTGCTGATCAGACAACCCAATTACTTATAGATGCCATGCACTATTTTAAAAAAAGCCTACTTAGCAACAGCCTGCCCCAAGACTCAATAGGCGAGTTTATTGGTCACTATTATGGAACTAGCGCAGGGAATCAACTCAAAGAAATCTTGAACAATTCTGCACCAGAAACGACTAAACAAACAAACCAGTTATTTATCGACAGTATTAAACGAGTGCAAACCAAGCTTTCAACTGCAACCTCGAAACAGCAGCTGAATGAGCTGGCTAGCAAGGCCACCACACTCAACGATGAAACGAGTAAAGCAGATTATTTAAAAGCATTCGCTCAGCTAAGGCAGCAAAAAAGCAATAATGATTGAAGAAAAAATGAAGGTTATTTTTCGATACTGCAAAAATACAGCTAAACTGCTAGAACAGCGCTTTAGAAATGGGCTATAATTTCGCTCTTACCGTCGGCACATCTGATTTCGTTGTTAAAGGGTAACTATGTCCGAAAATTCGCAGCAACAATCTCGCCTTAAAGAGCTTATCGCGCGCGGCAAGGAACAAGGCTATCTTACTTATGCCGAAGTAAATGACCACCTACCAGAGGATATCTCAGATCCAGATCAAGTGGAAGACATAATCCGCATGATCAATGATATGGGAATTACGGTTTATGAAGCTGCGCCCGACGCAGATACCCTGCTATTAAATGAAGCAGACACAGACGAAGCAGCTGCTGAAGAAGCTGCTGCCGCACTGGCAGCTGTGGAGCAGGAAGCAGGGCGTACTACTGACCCCGTACGTATGTATATGCGGGAAATGGGAACAGTTGAGCTACTAACCCGTGAAGGTGAGATCAGCATAGCCAAGCGTATCGAAGAAGGTACGCGAGACGTAATGAATGCCCTTGCGTATTTCCCCGGCTCGGTCCTAAACGTTCTAAACGAATACGACAAAATCGTAGAAGAAGAAGGCCGCTTAAGCGACCTATTTAATGGTTTCATCGATCCCGACTCTGAAACAGAGGCCGCTGTTCCTGCAACAGAAGAAGAGGAAGATGAAGCACTAATAGCCGATCTCGAAGACGATGAAGACAGTGATGATGAGGACAAAGAAAGCGGTCCTGATCCAGAAGAGGCCAGAATTCGTTTTACAGAGATAAGAGAGCAACTGGAAAAAGTCATCTCTGCCACAGAAAAGCATGGCAGAAATAGCAAAGAAGCAGGTGTAGAACTGGAGCAGTTAGCGGCTTTATTTATGCCAGTTAAGCTAACACCCAAGCTATTTGACTTACTGGTTTTTAGAGTTCGTAACGCATTAGAGCGAATTCGCTACAACGAAAAGGCGATCATGCATTTGTGTGTTCGCTCTGCAAAAATGCCACGTAAGGAGTTTTTAAAAGCCTTCCCAGGCAATGAAACGAACCTTGATTGGTGTGATACATTAATCGGCAAAAAAGCTAAGTACGCTGAAGGCATTGATATATTCAAGCCTGAAATTCAACGCTCTCAGAAAAAGCTGTTGGCTATTGAGGAAGAGTTTTCCTTAACTATTCCTGAAGTGAAAGAAATCAATCGTCGCATGTCCATTGGTGAAGCACGAGCACGCCGCGCCAAAAAAGAAATGGTCGAGGCCAACTTGCGTCTGGTAATTTCTATTGCCAAGAAATACACCAACCGTGGTTTACAGTTCCTTGATTTAATCCAGGAAGGCAACATTGGTTTGATGAAAGCCGTTGATAAATTCGAATACCGTCGCGGTTATAAGTTTTCAACCTATGCCACCTGGTGGATTCGACAAGCAATTACCCGGTCGATTGCTGACCAGGCTCGGACTATTCGTATTCCGGTACACATGATCGAAACCATTAATAAGCTAAATCGTATTTCACGACAAATGCTGCAAGAAATGGGTAGAGAAGCAACACCGGAGGAACTGGCTGAGCGAATGGAAATGCCCGAAGACAAAATCCGCAAAGTACTAAAAATCTCGAAAGAGCCTATTTCAATGGAGACGCCTATTGGTGACGATGAAGACTCCCACCTGGGTGACTTTATCGAAGATGCTACCATTGAATTACCGGTTGACTCTGCCACAATTGGTGGCCTAAGAGAAGCAACACGAGAAGTACTGTCTGGATTAACAGCACGAGAAGCCAAAGTGTTGAGGATGCGCTTCGGTATCGACATGAACACTGACCACACGCTAGAAGAAGTGGGTAAACAGTTTGATGTTACACGTGAACGGATCAGGCAAATTGAAGCCAAAGCCTTACGTAAACTACGCCACCCTACTCGCTCTGACCACCTCAGAAGCTTCCTGGATGAGTAGAACCCGCTGTTTATTTCAAAATTAAAACCAAGGGCGCCTATCGGCGCCTTTTTTATTGTCTAAAATAAACTTGCACAACATCACATGCTGACATATTATGTCGATATATCTCAATCATATACACGTAGTAACAAAAAGCTAACTAATAAGCTAGTTACTGCATTTTATCAGAAGTAAGGAACACATATGGATGTCACTAAGCTGGCAGAAAAGTTTAACGCTTTGTCATATCACGACACCTATCATTTCGACTGTCAGCCTATACCAGGCGCCCCTCCAGTGTTACAAGTCACTGTAAAGGAGCTGGATGAACTACCG
This Spartinivicinus poritis DNA region includes the following protein-coding sequences:
- a CDS encoding GatB/YqeY domain-containing protein → MANSIKDRLTQAIKDAMRAKDKPRLAALRLASAEFKRIEVDERIEIEDARAVAILDKMVKQRRDSINQYQQAGRQELAEQEAFEIEIIQEFLPEQLTTAELDQLIAEAIAATGAASMQDMGKVMGILKSKVQGRADMGEVSKLIKSKLS
- the dnaG gene encoding DNA primase, which translates into the protein MAGLIPRTFLDDLLARIDIVDVIASRIELKKTGKNYTALCPFHHEKTPSFSVNSSKQFYYCFGCGATGNALKFISEFEHLDFVDAVETLARSLGLDVPREQQHYQQPDHQAYYQLLNNAAEYYQQQLTKHSQAKLATDYLKSRGVTHAISQQYGLGFAPAGWNNLINALSSQQSNLTKLEEVGLVIHQTEKQSYYDRFRNRLMFPIRDQRGRVIAFGGRVFTDEKPKYLNSPETPVFQKSKELYGLYEAKQQNRQLSNLIVVEGYMDVIALAQHGITHAVATLGTSVTSDHVRKLFKQSNEIIFCFDGDEAGKKAAWRALENSFSSMEDGYSAKFLFLPQGEDPDSVIRSEGPKQFQQRLDNQSLTLTEYFFQQLEAQVNLHSLEGRAKLSKLASPYLSNLKPSTFKQLIENRLAELTGITPSNPNPSALSSQHSTPITTSKPTEQIASYSQPQSTQTVRSPAETALLLLFIEPNLVSQVNLDNFQGGVADQTTQLLIDAMHYFKKSLLSNSLPQDSIGEFIGHYYGTSAGNQLKEILNNSAPETTKQTNQLFIDSIKRVQTKLSTATSKQQLNELASKATTLNDETSKADYLKAFAQLRQQKSNND
- the rpoD gene encoding RNA polymerase sigma factor RpoD, which gives rise to MSENSQQQSRLKELIARGKEQGYLTYAEVNDHLPEDISDPDQVEDIIRMINDMGITVYEAAPDADTLLLNEADTDEAAAEEAAAALAAVEQEAGRTTDPVRMYMREMGTVELLTREGEISIAKRIEEGTRDVMNALAYFPGSVLNVLNEYDKIVEEEGRLSDLFNGFIDPDSETEAAVPATEEEEDEALIADLEDDEDSDDEDKESGPDPEEARIRFTEIREQLEKVISATEKHGRNSKEAGVELEQLAALFMPVKLTPKLFDLLVFRVRNALERIRYNEKAIMHLCVRSAKMPRKEFLKAFPGNETNLDWCDTLIGKKAKYAEGIDIFKPEIQRSQKKLLAIEEEFSLTIPEVKEINRRMSIGEARARRAKKEMVEANLRLVISIAKKYTNRGLQFLDLIQEGNIGLMKAVDKFEYRRGYKFSTYATWWIRQAITRSIADQARTIRIPVHMIETINKLNRISRQMLQEMGREATPEELAERMEMPEDKIRKVLKISKEPISMETPIGDDEDSHLGDFIEDATIELPVDSATIGGLREATREVLSGLTAREAKVLRMRFGIDMNTDHTLEEVGKQFDVTRERIRQIEAKALRKLRHPTRSDHLRSFLDE